The Biomphalaria glabrata chromosome 1, xgBioGlab47.1, whole genome shotgun sequence sequence aaaaaaaaaattgttctgtaaagtaaaacaattttaacCTTTTTATCTAGCTATCAATTGTTTCACAGTCAAATTGATAAGATTATTAAAGTTTAGATGAaacatttacttaaaaaaaaaaaaagtgtactaaataaaaacaaagaaaatattcaCATATTATATGTAGGTGTCTGCaactttacacacacacacacaaaaccccaaacatttttttctgaaatgtAACAAATTTAACAAATTGATAATGTCAATTAAAGACTTGTTAATGTGTTAAGCATCGTTGCCACTATTTCacatatacaaacatatatatatatatataaacagtgctttttttgtaaaaaaaaaaaaaaaaaaaaaaaaaaaaaaaaaaaataggtgccggtactcagtgatgcctaacttttaactactaataaattaataattaaacgttaaaatgcaagaaaagtaataattttttccccactttgAAAAAGGTGTCAGTGCGTAccataccgtcacaaaaaaaaaaaaaaagcactgtatatatatatatatataattttgtcAGTTAACTACAAAACACAAGCAAAAGTCTACTTAAAGCTggctattaaataataaatatcttagatctttaaaaaaaacttgaagcaagtttttatacacatacataagaaaaaaaaagaggttacAACTGTAGTTctgcaattaaaaataataataaaaaaaaaaacattttttttcagaattggACTATGTTACTgctataagaaaaaaacaacaataaaatcaaAGTGCAATAACACTTTACTCACagatattacagagcattgctTAAATAATCAAAGTTCAGCATAACCCACCTTGCAGTTCTACTTCAATAATGCTGAATAGAAAAACACATGACAACTTAGATAAACCACATAGAGAAGATTGTTCAAGAAATGcaacatttaaaagaaaacttgATAGTGTAGTCAAAGTCAGACGTTTCAAAATTATTGACTAGCAAAAACTTTGAACATTCAAAGCAATCCtactttaattttgttgttaatgagatctttaaaaactttgaacaTACAAGAACCTgactagaaaaaaatgttaacacctagaaaacaaaatgtctgaAGCCTAATAGAAAATAATCTCTAAAGATTAAAGGGAAAAGGATGATGGTCAAGAAAACTGGTCTGGTACAAAATGTCAGGGATGCAGTTTGATGATCACAGATTTAGcacctttaaaaaaagctaaacatagctaaaaaaaaaaaaaaacaagcagcagtcaattaaaaattaaaaagaaaaaaatgaccaAGTAGTTAACAAAGGATTGAATTTAATAATTATGCACAACAATTCAACTGCAATTTatacaacaaacattttttaaaaaatctgtacatgtataaaaaaataaaataattttgaagatTTGAAAAGTGCAAATATCAGATAAAAAGAACAACAatcagatatttatatatatttacatttaaaatgacAATTGTCACTTTTGCACAGAATCTTGTATACAACTGAAtattataatttctttaaaattttagccaaatgtatgtatattattaataaataataatttacataGAATGAAGTGACAccataaaaaatatatcaagtGGAGTATAATAATGTTTTATGAAAAGCTGACAAGATTTTCAAAGCATTTAGCAGAGCTGGGACATTTATGTTATACTATATAACAAAGTCTGAATACTGAGAATTAGTCTGAAGTcatttaagacatttttttttcaaaccataaaaaaactTCCCTTCTGTCAAAGAAAGTGTTTGAAAATTCATCATCTTCTTATAATTTAAGCATGGTTCTAACTATCTAATACTTGCACAACTGAATACAGGACAGTCTAAAAGTGTTTACATGAATATAATTCATAAAAGGTCTGAATTAATGTTTGAATTTAATGCCTTGCTTTCTCTACATTAGGGGGAGGAGAGAATTTCAACAACTTAATATTTTAAGTGTTTATGGCTGAATAAGAAAATCCGAAGTTCTCATTATTAGAAATgatatctatttttaaaaactgttattcTTTTACATCTTTATTATTGAGCAATAttgaaattgtaatttaaaagtaACAAAGGTAAAAGTTTAATTTCATACGGtacatattgtttaaaaaaaaaggcttattcAAAACAACTCATAGACAGAAAGtattgaaatgtaaatattatatatatatatatatatatacaaatagcTACAGGTCAACATGGCACATTCGAACATAGCTGTATACTAAAATTTACACAGTagtattagtttaaaaaaaaaacatagtaactgcaacatttttaatagttcaCCTGCATCAAAATGAATGGCTTGCTTCAGTGTTAGTTGATTGGGATATGTTTGAGTCATTATTAAGGAAGAAAACAAATACAGTAGCAGCGTAATATATATTGTGAAATATAGGATGAGCAAACAATGTTACTTTACATCTGAATTCCTTTGGTGGCTATAACAATATCAATGCTTATAGCTGCAATCAGACTTTTGCCTTAATTAAAGCTAGCAGTGATAATTACTTTAATGAAGATTAACacctaatttaatatttaaatcacTGGCAACAACCCTCGTATACATGTTGagctttttttatttgagtCCAGTGCTAGAATCTTCCATggttaactaaaaaaaaaaactttttggtaTTGATGTATGTTTATAAAGTTAAGGAGTCTGGTTCCAAATGTTAATATGCTAAGTGGTCTTTGTTTTAATGCATCCAGTGTCACAtgagacagaaggagacatATTTTGTATGTACATTAAAAGATTACCCTGATAACTTGTTCATGTCTGATAGAAAGATTACAATGAGTCCAAGATTCActaaacacacacatgcacacactgTAGTCTAACAAGGGTGCGCCTAGACAATGAAATACTTGAAATCAAATTAGGTATTGGGCCTAGACTGGTGTCCTCGCATAATGTGTGAGTAGAAGCCATACTTGTTGTGACATTGCTTGCCACAGACATTGCACATAAAGGGGTCAGTGTGGCTGTGACAGCCTATGTGAATAGAATAAAGTACCTCGTCATCAAATGTTACACCACAAAAGTAGCACCTAGTCTCCATTACAGCAGAACCACCAGCACTGCTCACTGTCTCAGATTGAGTGCGCCCACCTGGTCTGCAGTGACTATTGGATGCTGAGATGATTTCGCACTGGACCTCGCGGTCAGTTCGCATGCGGGTGTTGCAATTTAAATAGTTGCATGCCTCTCTATGTGGAGGGAATTCTATCTTGATAAAAGGAACAGAACATTGGGAGGACACTGGAGGATCATCAGCCTGGGCAGTACTACTTGTCTGAAGTGTATCAGTACTGACTCGTGCATCACTTCGAGATCCAAAACCTCCTGGCTGTGGAGAGCATGCATGATCATCACTGCTCATGTCCATACCAGATTCACTATCAATGTTGTCTGACTGTCTGCGAGGACTTCTCACTTGCCTATCTTTCTGTGTACTTGATGGTAAATCTGGTACTGTTCTGGACATCTGATTGATGGGTGCCGCCCTAGGTTCTGACTTGACCTTAACAAAAGAAGATGCTGATGTATTTTGATTATTTCCAAAAGAGTTACTGTTATTATTCCAGAACCTCCTAAAATTGTAAGACGCCTCCGAAACTGGAACACTAGTAGATGGTAAGGCTGTATGAGATTCTTGTGGAAAGTTTCTTGCTGCCATTAAGTACAAATCTGATGATGAAACCGAGTTGTTTGGGTCAGTGTGTGGAGACATGAGGTTGGATATGACTGAGTGCATATAATTAGTCATCTCTTGTCCACTGGATGGAGCGTAATTCCCTAGCATTGCACTTCCTCTTGGTGGGTGCTGCAGTCCAGCCTGTGTATTGACATGTATTTGAGGTTCTTGAGAAGGAGTAATGTAAGTAGGGAGGGCGAGTGTTGAAGCACTAGAGATAGCGGTGGCTGAAGCAGCACCAATTGCAATATTCACTGGCCTGTTGGTGACTGGATGAAACATACTCCCATTGCCCATGAAAATTTGACTCTGTAATGAAGGTCTGTGATTAGACTCTAACATCGCTGGGGGATTGAAAGCCTGACTTGAGCTGGCCAGAGACTGAGGGTGAGATAAATGATGGCTAGATATTGTGTGTTCTCTCATCTTGCGAATTTGAGTTGTGGAAAAGTCACAGAGGTTGCAATGAATCAGATTTGGCTGATACTGTCGAGTGTGTAGCCTTCTATGTCGTCTGTAAATTCTTTGATTACTAGTAAAAAAGCCACAAATGCTGCACTTCAAAACTTGTTCTGCTGaaagataatattttaattttttttttaactatagcaaaaatgtattataaaaatctaaatatcataattaaaaaaaaacacaaaaaaaaaccaatgatattaaaataatgttaaatttaatttttaaaaaaaggggacaaaactcataaatatttttaaagctaatgaattattttttttaataaagtctAAAAGTGAAGAACACACAAATGTAATAGTATTTGTATTACCTGGGCTAAACTGAATGCTAAACATGCATTTTGTGGGATCTGGCTGGTCATCAACACTCACAACATCAATATTTGGTGAAGAAGTACTTAAGGTTCCTGTGGTGAGCCTTTCAGGTGATAAACCTGAATCAGCTCCTGTTAACCTGCTGTTTTGCATACTTAAACGCAGACTGGACTGTGCTTCATAAACTCTGCTAGCAGGAAAAGTAAATCCACTGTTCCTTAAAACTTCATCTTTCTTTCTAGGGCTAGGGGCAAGTCTCCCATCACGTCTAGCATTTTCTGCCCTGTCTGACTGGCGAGACCTTGACATGGCTAAgagatcaatttttttaatttgccgATTGTTTCTGAATGGTGACTGCGGCTGTAAATGAGGCTCTGGGGCAGGTGTGCAAGGAGGAGCTGATGCTGTAGTTCGTCCATCttcattttcttcattgttaTTGGCCGAGTCTCCTAATAATAGTTGCCGATGAGGTGAGGGCGTAGGAGTGGTTCTGTTGAAAGACATAAAGGTGGAAGCCCCAGGTAATGTCAGCCGTTCAGCTCTTCTAGAAACTGGTGTTGATGTCAGTGGATTTTGATTATGGGATGATGAGCTGGTGATCTCTCGTGTTGAAGTCTGAGTAACAAATGGACGAAAAGCAGATGCTGATGACCCTGATAAGAGAAAGTCACTTCCTCTTGACATAATAGGGGCTATGGTGCATGCAGGCACAGCATTTCTCTCTGCGTCTTTCGTTAATGACAGTCGTCCATTTGGTCTTACATATGCTGAGGACTCTGCTTTAGTTGATGTGGCTTGGGTGGTGGGCACAAGTTCTTCAACAGTCACTGAAGTCAACTCAGTGGAAGTTGGTGCTGTACTAACAACAGACTCAACAACATCAACTTGGTCAGAGATAGAATCTGGCAATGATGATATCTCTTGGGGTGACTGAGAATCCTCTGCCATCATTAAAAAggtttctataaaaaaaaatacaaataaatggtTAATGGTTTTATTTATTCACAATATTCTATGAAATAgtgtaaaaaactaaaaaaaaataaaaaaaatggatacaataaatattcttcTATGATGAGAAGCGTCTCTTTTGATATTGGCTCTGGTCTCTTACATGTATATTATGTACTGAAAAGAACATGACAGCTgattatgtaaacaaaaatgaacatATACCGGTCTTATatattactagtcgaccggcggcctagcatacgccgctattttgcagagcTGGctttaagccactgcaacctatgcgaccgcagtgggccccacactttcataggactcgCGCtgattctaggtgtataaaatattaaattaaaccagtttataacttataacagatttcctgcagcctcctgatttaccaagaGCCCCTGGAAATCTACtgaattgcaaaatatacgaaaaagtcctggaaatctccagaaagaacatataaatctcctgaaatatatagacaaaaatggtcattttggggtgtcattcagtATGGAAAACTCCAATCCTAagcgcgatttaaaaaaaacagcattatgcATTAATTATtgcgtaattgtgtaatctggtgaaagaagcctctcgcgcctcaaactattgaagatttacttgaggtcaacaattctcgtagatagattgaaacatttggtaattcttgctattgagcgtgatctatgtaggaaataaaaattttatgatatactgtgtATGACTTagctacatgcaaggctcgtaaagtagttctgtacatagaaaagaatgaataaaatgcaaagacgaatttatttttaaggcatagggccccacaacggttgagtccggcgctgctatttagtgatgggtgaatacagagtagattacttgttttctacccctcccccccaccctgTTCGTCGATAAAAATatgtggggtagaaataaataaaagagtgatctttacATGACTTCTTGgttacaatggttaagtccagccctgctattttgtgatgggtgaatacaacttgttctccccccccctcttttttttccccgtaAGATAACTCTAGTAtgacttgtagaaataaaagagcgatctttcctttacgtggtgtccaaactcttgagccatgaagagaattatatagagagagatattcatcattttgaaaaaatataaacatgtaaaaaaaataattaaaaagctgTGAAAtgtatcaataataaaaaaaaacacaaatggcagatatttttcaataatttaaaataaatgttatactttaaaaataaaaaaaaaaattaaaaaagcagTAAATctggggtaaaaaaaaagaaataaaaatatttcttactttttgctaataaattatcaaGTCTTCccttgttattaatatttttggctgaggaaaaaaaattgacatgtcAAACATGCTTcgaaacacttttaaaactgaaataaaagttttaaaaattcatttttttttctactaaaatATTTGCAATCTATGAAACTAGAGAGAAGCAATCTGTGGAGCTGCAGTAGCCTCtagtaatgaaatgaaaaacttaattaattaatattaatgtgtatatatataatatatattatatatatatatccatttagctttatttatatatttaaaatacttgTTGGCCTTTTAtacttatatttaaaacaaaatacttattattattatcaaagaGAAGATAAGAATTAtgtaaaaacaaggttacaaagacagtttgtgtggaaacacaaactcaaaatcggccccaaaagtggtccacccaggcagatttcaatattttcagaaagaacatcagaatgaaattctattaaaaatgacagagaagaatggagaaagaagcctgacagatcttgtgtgatgccccagcggtccatcagaccaaaggataggtgaaagtgaatttgaagttagatgtgaacctggcctaactaatgtcttatatatataatgaatatctaattgttttttaaagggtcaatctcttattcaaatcctcaagaaaaaaaatatttcagtaaaaaaaaaaaacacaaaaaaaaattcatttagtaGAGCGCACTGAACTTCAGGCagtaatatgaaaaactacttattaattgttgttttaaattatgtccaacttatatgcatactaaatagattttctctctttaaaaaaaaaggaaacattttttgtgtgtaaatgtgtagttagtatgacagaacttatttaacttagcaatacagttgtaaaaaaaaatatttcttgacaaaaaatctaaaaccatttgcataaatgagttaaaaatatggtaaatagtgaTCTCCCCTAGACTAAAGAGACTCAAATGTTTATTACTatcaatagtgaatagttgtaaaagtgatgtatttttatgaaaaatctgcttgcatttataatataagtgatttaaaaaattagatttttcactttcagaaaagaaaaaagtagccgttgcatcagaactttgaatggtctaaaatattatgatgtcggatttttcactatcttttctagtttctgagatctaaacgggacggacattccacacaaaactaaatagcgtcttttccccttttggggtcgctaaaaattaagttaaaaaaaaaaaaagtgcatctATAATGGCAATATGCTATATGGTTTCTGTtacagtatttttatttttttttggacaggTTGTTAACCTATCACACAACCCCTATGTCCTGGGGAGGGGGGTGCACCTTTTGTCTggcatgtttttactgagggccctatgttccataaggAAGCAAAGgcaagatgatgatgatgataatggcAATATGAGGtctaaaagataaaatattCTTAATTTACCATTTGTGCTATTAATAACTCTTCACTTAGTATCCAATA is a genomic window containing:
- the LOC106063541 gene encoding ikaros family zinc finger protein-like isoform X2; translated protein: MMAEDSQSPQEISSLPDSISDQVDVVESVVSTAPTSTELTSVTVEELVPTTQATSTKAESSAYVRPNGRLSLTKDAERNAVPACTIAPIMSRGSDFLLSGSSASAFRPFVTQTSTREITSSSSHNQNPLTSTPVSRRAERLTLPGASTFMSFNRTTPTPSPHRQLLLGDSANNNEENEDGRTTASAPPCTPAPEPHLQPQSPFRNNRQIKKIDLLAMSRSRQSDRAENARRDGRLAPSPRKKDEVLRNSGFTFPASRVYEAQSSLRLSMQNSRLTGADSGLSPERLTTGTLSTSSPNIDVVSVDDQPDPTKCMFSIQFSPEQVLKCSICGFFTSNQRIYRRHRRLHTRQYQPNLIHCNLCDFSTTQIRKMREHTISSHHLSHPQSLASSSQAFNPPAMLESNHRPSLQSQIFMGNGSMFHPVTNRPVNIAIGAASATAISSASTLALPTYITPSQEPQIHVNTQAGLQHPPRGSAMLGNYAPSSGQEMTNYMHSVISNLMSPHTDPNNSVSSSDLYLMAARNFPQESHTALPSTSVPVSEASYNFRRFWNNNSNSFGNNQNTSASSFVKVKSEPRAAPINQMSRTVPDLPSSTQKDRQVRSPRRQSDNIDSESGMDMSSDDHACSPQPGGFGSRSDARVSTDTLQTSSTAQADDPPVSSQCSVPFIKIEFPPHREACNYLNCNTRMRTDREVQCEIISASNSHCRPGGRTQSETVSSAGGSAVMETRCYFCGVTFDDEVLYSIHIGCHSHTDPFMCNVCGKQCHNKYGFYSHIMRGHQSRPNT
- the LOC106063541 gene encoding ikaros family zinc finger protein-like isoform X1, encoding MMAEDSQSPQEISSLPDSISDQVDVVESVVSTAPTSTELTSVTVEELVPTTQATSTKAESSAYVRPNGRLSLTKDAERNAVPACTIAPIMSRGSDFLLSGSSASAFRPFVTQTSTREITSSSSHNQNPLTSTPVSRRAERLTLPGASTFMSFNRTTPTPSPHRQLLLGDSANNNEENEDGRTTASAPPCTPAPEPHLQPQSPFRNNRQIKKIDLLAMSRSRQSDRAENARRDGRLAPSPRKKDEVLRNSGFTFPASRVYEAQSSLRLSMQNSRLTGADSGLSPERLTTGTLSTSSPNIDVVSVDDQPDPTKCMFSIQFSPAEQVLKCSICGFFTSNQRIYRRHRRLHTRQYQPNLIHCNLCDFSTTQIRKMREHTISSHHLSHPQSLASSSQAFNPPAMLESNHRPSLQSQIFMGNGSMFHPVTNRPVNIAIGAASATAISSASTLALPTYITPSQEPQIHVNTQAGLQHPPRGSAMLGNYAPSSGQEMTNYMHSVISNLMSPHTDPNNSVSSSDLYLMAARNFPQESHTALPSTSVPVSEASYNFRRFWNNNSNSFGNNQNTSASSFVKVKSEPRAAPINQMSRTVPDLPSSTQKDRQVRSPRRQSDNIDSESGMDMSSDDHACSPQPGGFGSRSDARVSTDTLQTSSTAQADDPPVSSQCSVPFIKIEFPPHREACNYLNCNTRMRTDREVQCEIISASNSHCRPGGRTQSETVSSAGGSAVMETRCYFCGVTFDDEVLYSIHIGCHSHTDPFMCNVCGKQCHNKYGFYSHIMRGHQSRPNT